A portion of the Neorhodopirellula lusitana genome contains these proteins:
- a CDS encoding FeoA family protein yields MPTQREASDSFETNNSGAINGGSVAANGSVIETSLNRFRGTCGQITRLDVPAACATRLKSLGLFEGQRVQLARGGNPMIVKAAGGKIAVAGEIARGIFLSVAPS; encoded by the coding sequence ATGCCCACCCAACGTGAAGCCAGTGATTCTTTCGAAACGAATAATTCGGGGGCAATCAATGGAGGTTCCGTTGCGGCCAACGGGAGCGTGATTGAAACTTCGCTGAATCGATTCCGTGGAACTTGCGGGCAAATCACCCGTCTTGATGTTCCCGCAGCATGTGCGACCCGGCTGAAATCGTTGGGATTGTTTGAAGGACAGCGGGTTCAGTTGGCACGCGGGGGTAACCCGATGATCGTGAAAGCGGCCGGTGGCAAGATTGCAGTCGCCGGTGAAATCGCGCGTGGCATCTTCTTGAGTGTGGCCCCTTCATGA
- the feoB gene encoding ferrous iron transport protein B: MLGNPNVGKTSIFNRLTNLLAKTSNFPGTTIDRRIGRVELRAGKTITLVDLPGMYSLEASSPEEEVARDFIAGESEKAPDAVLIVVDGTHLQRTLVVARQALQHGRPTLVAVNMIESARKRGIEIDLTLLSRKIGCPVVGVSARTGEGFDRLKSQLEVVLAGPALPVLLPGCEPESEPTVAGNALAADTDSEACGACRVCPYADGHQWATSLARESTRGALVASDEATDRADRILTHAWFGLVVFAGVMLAAFSLVFYFAQYPMEWLDGAFASLSGWVSSVLPEGDFRSLVTDGIIGGVGGVMIFLPQILILFFMLAILEDSGYLARAVVVVDRWMRRVGLPGQAFVPLLAAHACAIPAIMATKVIENRRDRLVTIMVIPLMTCSARLPVYSMVAAMLFPSQPLMAAGLFAAAYALGMLAAFVVAFLLKLTLLPGEPSPLILDLPPYRAPSIGNALRYAYERGWMFLRDAGTVILLISIAIWVLSTYPKLSDEGFEASLASNNVAVETLSEPELENMRASADQKYAIIGRMGEVVAPVFKPLGFDWKISVGVMTSFAAREVVVSTLSVLYGLGPEPENESSLQQRLASATNDDGTRVFNAATCVSLLVFFVLAMQCLPTQAVTKKETGSWGWAVFQFVYMTLLAYGAAFVAYQAVSSFT, from the coding sequence ATGTTGGGAAATCCCAATGTTGGCAAAACGTCAATCTTCAATCGGCTGACCAACCTGTTGGCCAAAACCTCAAATTTCCCGGGCACGACAATCGACCGCCGGATTGGGCGAGTGGAGTTGCGGGCCGGTAAGACGATCACGTTGGTCGATTTACCAGGGATGTATTCCTTGGAAGCCAGTTCGCCGGAAGAGGAAGTCGCACGAGACTTCATTGCGGGTGAATCCGAAAAGGCTCCCGACGCGGTCTTGATCGTCGTTGACGGGACCCATTTACAGCGAACGCTGGTGGTTGCTCGTCAGGCGTTGCAGCATGGACGCCCGACTTTGGTCGCGGTGAACATGATCGAATCCGCGCGTAAACGTGGCATCGAAATTGACCTGACGCTGCTTTCTCGCAAGATCGGTTGCCCGGTTGTCGGTGTGTCCGCTCGAACTGGCGAGGGTTTTGATCGTCTGAAATCACAATTGGAAGTCGTGCTTGCTGGGCCCGCGTTGCCTGTGCTTTTGCCGGGTTGCGAGCCGGAGAGTGAGCCGACGGTTGCTGGGAATGCTCTCGCCGCCGATACGGATAGCGAAGCGTGTGGCGCGTGCCGAGTTTGTCCCTACGCCGATGGACACCAATGGGCTACCTCGTTGGCACGCGAGAGCACGCGAGGCGCTTTGGTGGCGTCGGATGAGGCGACCGACCGGGCTGACCGTATTCTGACTCATGCTTGGTTCGGCTTGGTTGTCTTCGCGGGGGTGATGCTCGCCGCGTTTTCGCTGGTCTTTTACTTTGCCCAGTATCCGATGGAATGGCTGGATGGTGCTTTTGCAAGTTTGTCCGGATGGGTGAGCAGCGTGCTTCCCGAAGGCGACTTTCGGAGTTTGGTCACCGACGGGATCATTGGCGGCGTGGGTGGCGTGATGATTTTCTTGCCACAGATCCTGATTCTGTTCTTCATGCTCGCGATCTTGGAAGATTCAGGCTACTTGGCCCGGGCCGTAGTGGTGGTGGATCGTTGGATGCGCCGAGTGGGCTTGCCTGGGCAGGCGTTCGTGCCGCTACTGGCTGCTCACGCCTGTGCGATACCGGCGATTATGGCGACCAAGGTGATCGAAAACCGGCGAGACCGATTGGTCACGATCATGGTGATTCCACTGATGACGTGCTCGGCGCGGTTGCCGGTCTATTCCATGGTGGCAGCGATGTTGTTCCCAAGTCAGCCCTTGATGGCGGCGGGATTGTTCGCGGCTGCTTACGCACTGGGCATGCTTGCGGCCTTTGTCGTTGCTTTCCTATTGAAGTTGACGTTGTTGCCGGGTGAGCCTTCGCCATTGATCTTGGACTTGCCGCCTTACCGAGCGCCATCGATCGGTAACGCGTTGCGCTACGCCTATGAACGTGGATGGATGTTTTTGCGAGATGCCGGGACGGTAATCTTGTTGATCTCAATCGCGATTTGGGTCCTATCGACTTACCCGAAATTGTCTGATGAAGGATTTGAGGCTTCGCTGGCTTCCAACAACGTCGCGGTGGAAACGCTTAGCGAACCGGAATTGGAAAACATGCGTGCTTCCGCAGATCAAAAGTACGCGATCATTGGCCGGATGGGCGAAGTGGTTGCACCGGTCTTCAAGCCGCTTGGCTTTGATTGGAAGATCAGCGTTGGTGTGATGACCAGTTTTGCCGCTCGTGAGGTCGTGGTTTCAACACTTTCGGTGTTGTATGGGCTTGGTCCAGAGCCCGAGAATGAGTCTTCCCTTCAGCAGCGATTGGCGTCGGCGACCAACGATGACGGGACACGGGTGTTCAACGCTGCAACTTGTGTAAGTTTACTGGTGTTCTTCGTCTTGGCGATGCAGTGCTTGCCGACTCAAGCGGTGACCAAGAAGGAAACGGGGTCCTGGGGTTGGGCCGTGTTCCAGTTTGTGTACATGACCCTGCTCGCTTATGGCGCCGCGTTTGTAGCTTATCAAGCGGTTTCGTCGTTCACTTGA
- a CDS encoding NUDIX hydrolase, producing MSHTKTLLQTSRFDVVEMELPSRDGQTHHRAYIRHPGAVVLLPLVDHDTVVMIENERTGVGETLLELPAGTRDPGEPVLTTAGRELVEETGYAAAQLDVVCEFYSAPGLGNELMHLVVAQDLTAGEQQLEATERIKPRLVNRKEIEQLVRSHSIRDSKTLVGLQCFLLDHHLT from the coding sequence TTGTCGCACACTAAGACGCTGCTCCAAACGAGCCGTTTCGACGTGGTTGAAATGGAGCTCCCTTCTCGCGACGGACAAACCCACCATCGTGCCTACATTCGGCATCCGGGGGCAGTCGTCCTATTGCCGCTGGTGGATCATGACACCGTCGTGATGATCGAAAATGAACGGACTGGCGTCGGCGAAACCTTGCTGGAACTTCCCGCGGGAACCCGAGACCCCGGTGAACCCGTACTGACTACTGCGGGGCGTGAATTGGTCGAGGAAACCGGTTACGCAGCCGCTCAACTGGACGTTGTTTGTGAATTTTACTCCGCACCGGGACTGGGTAACGAACTGATGCATTTAGTCGTGGCCCAAGATTTAACAGCCGGTGAGCAACAACTCGAAGCGACCGAACGTATCAAACCACGACTGGTGAATCGAAAAGAGATCGAGCAATTGGTGCGAAGCCACTCCATTCGCGATTCCAAAACCCTCGTTGGCTTACAGTGCTTCCTTCTCGATCACCATCTGACTTAA
- a CDS encoding MIP/aquaporin family protein, translated as MELPLLRRCVCELIGTYCLVLLGCGAMVVDAQTGALTHVGVATVWGLIVMTMIYSIGDLSGAHMNPAVSIAFTALGRLPTRDAASYMVAQFIGATLAALSLRAVLGVGDSQLGATMTILPPMSTWCVEAMMTGILMWIVMGVSTGAKEKSITAGLAVGATITMEAFVAGPLTNASMNPARSLGPAIAASYFENLWLYVTAPIAGALAGGFLYHWIRADSNPNPVIEHITTPEIEITASST; from the coding sequence ATGGAATTACCTCTACTGCGTCGCTGCGTTTGCGAACTGATCGGAACTTATTGTCTGGTCTTGCTTGGCTGCGGCGCGATGGTCGTCGACGCTCAAACAGGGGCTCTGACCCATGTCGGTGTCGCGACGGTCTGGGGACTGATCGTGATGACCATGATCTACTCCATCGGCGACCTTAGCGGCGCTCACATGAACCCCGCCGTCTCGATTGCATTCACGGCGTTGGGAAGATTGCCCACTCGCGACGCGGCTAGCTACATGGTCGCCCAGTTCATTGGCGCGACTTTAGCCGCCTTGTCACTGCGAGCGGTGCTAGGCGTGGGCGACTCTCAACTTGGTGCCACGATGACCATCTTGCCACCCATGTCAACTTGGTGCGTTGAAGCCATGATGACCGGCATCCTGATGTGGATCGTGATGGGAGTATCCACGGGTGCCAAAGAGAAATCGATCACCGCCGGGCTGGCGGTTGGTGCCACGATCACCATGGAAGCGTTCGTGGCTGGCCCACTCACCAACGCCTCCATGAACCCTGCCCGCAGTCTCGGCCCTGCAATCGCGGCCAGCTATTTTGAAAACCTATGGCTCTATGTCACCGCACCGATCGCTGGTGCACTCGCAGGTGGATTCTTGTATCACTGGATCCGCGCGGACTCCAATCCAAATCCCGTCATCGAACACATCACCACGCCGGAAATCGAAATCACGGCTTCATCGACTTAA
- a CDS encoding acyltransferase family protein: protein MSKTELSLPSKQSFQIVSLVATVLVVGIHYRSTVPSSSVYSQLDFNEIAQEFLFGGVARIAVPLFAFLAGLFYFRSDDGTRATYLKKLNQRVRSVGIPYLLAGLIAVAVWCGIRVLEKKFSELTPGNLLSMWILRPPAEQLWFLRDLMVLVAIAPLIRRVVLHQMNRPWWIAVLGGMWLFNLQCFPIVSGWYLLNIETLLFFSIGCLAAQDTNWATRLENASPTLVTRTTILWLALVATRVWLRPNFDIWYVSRHGFLDLILHQGSIVVGGCAVMMLAYRIRNAFLLNVSSASFFVYLVHEFPLRAVIEKISARTLPADTACWIVMPMVVVGCYAVAFQLARFSPQGFAIFTGGRLPTSKLPVQDSVAQPLASSRGLGLPLKQFLTKRSKRFLG from the coding sequence ATGTCAAAAACGGAACTATCGCTCCCAAGCAAACAATCCTTCCAGATTGTCTCGCTCGTGGCCACCGTCCTGGTCGTGGGCATCCACTATCGGTCCACCGTTCCCAGCTCCAGCGTGTATTCGCAGCTGGACTTCAACGAGATTGCTCAAGAGTTTCTGTTCGGTGGAGTGGCTCGTATTGCGGTGCCTCTGTTTGCATTTCTTGCTGGCCTGTTCTACTTCCGCAGTGACGACGGGACCCGCGCCACTTATCTTAAGAAACTGAATCAACGCGTTCGCAGCGTTGGCATCCCGTACTTACTTGCCGGCCTGATCGCCGTGGCAGTTTGGTGTGGGATTCGGGTCCTGGAAAAGAAATTCAGTGAACTCACGCCGGGCAACTTGCTATCAATGTGGATCCTGCGTCCACCCGCTGAACAACTCTGGTTTCTGCGTGATCTGATGGTCTTGGTAGCCATCGCCCCGCTGATTCGACGAGTCGTTCTTCATCAAATGAATAGGCCATGGTGGATCGCAGTCCTCGGCGGCATGTGGCTATTCAACCTGCAATGCTTTCCGATCGTTTCGGGTTGGTATCTGTTGAACATCGAAACGCTACTCTTCTTCTCGATTGGTTGCCTTGCCGCTCAAGACACCAACTGGGCAACCCGCCTAGAAAATGCGTCGCCCACACTGGTAACACGAACGACAATCCTGTGGCTCGCCTTGGTGGCAACACGCGTTTGGCTGCGGCCCAACTTTGACATTTGGTACGTATCCCGTCACGGGTTTCTCGACCTGATCCTGCACCAGGGATCAATCGTTGTGGGTGGTTGCGCCGTAATGATGCTGGCTTACCGCATCCGGAACGCATTTTTGTTGAACGTGTCCAGCGCCTCATTCTTCGTCTATCTCGTCCATGAGTTTCCACTTCGAGCGGTCATCGAGAAGATCTCGGCGCGGACCCTCCCCGCTGACACGGCTTGCTGGATCGTCATGCCAATGGTGGTGGTTGGCTGTTACGCAGTCGCCTTTCAACTAGCTCGCTTTTCACCGCAAGGGTTTGCGATTTTCACCGGCGGACGCTTACCGACTTCGAAACTACCTGTTCAAGATTCTGTAGCTCAACCACTCGCATCAAGCCGCGGCTTGGGCTTGCCACTGAAGCAGTTTCTGACGAAGCGATCGAAACGCTTCCTCGGGTGA
- a CDS encoding AAA family ATPase, translating to MLREFSEHQQKMRDELGKVIVGQTETIEQLLAAIFTRGHCLLEGVPGLAKTLMVSTLSDILDVSFKRVQFTPDLMPSDITGTQVLEEDESGRRSFRFVEGPIFTNILLADEINRTPPKTQAALLEAMQERQVSVGRETHTLPDPFFTIATQNPVEQEGTYPLPEAQLDRFMFNIKIDYPTAEEEERILTATTRGETVSVNKVLSARAILTCQKLVGSIAAGPLVIRYASQLVRATRPSDESAPEYVRELVDWGAGPRAGQNLIAGAKAMAAMQGRFNCEPADVQRVALPVLRHRIATNFQAQAEGMDTDAIIRRLLKDIPIPEPPKMTGQSTPRKK from the coding sequence GTGTTGCGGGAGTTCTCGGAGCATCAGCAAAAGATGCGAGACGAGCTGGGTAAAGTCATTGTCGGCCAAACGGAAACGATTGAACAACTATTGGCTGCCATTTTTACGCGTGGCCACTGTTTGTTGGAGGGCGTGCCGGGACTCGCCAAAACTTTGATGGTCAGCACGCTTTCGGACATCTTGGATGTTTCGTTCAAACGCGTGCAGTTCACGCCGGACTTGATGCCATCGGACATCACCGGGACACAGGTTCTCGAGGAAGACGAATCGGGGCGTCGCAGCTTCCGGTTTGTCGAAGGGCCGATTTTCACCAATATTTTGCTGGCTGACGAAATCAACCGGACGCCGCCGAAGACCCAAGCCGCGCTGCTGGAGGCGATGCAGGAACGGCAGGTTTCGGTGGGACGCGAGACGCATACCTTGCCCGACCCGTTCTTCACCATTGCGACTCAAAACCCGGTTGAGCAAGAGGGAACCTACCCGCTTCCTGAGGCCCAGCTTGACCGCTTCATGTTCAATATCAAGATCGACTATCCCACCGCGGAAGAAGAGGAACGGATTTTAACGGCGACGACCCGTGGCGAGACGGTCAGCGTGAACAAAGTCCTTTCCGCCCGAGCCATTTTGACTTGCCAAAAGCTGGTCGGCAGTATCGCTGCCGGCCCGTTGGTGATTCGCTATGCATCACAACTGGTGCGGGCAACACGTCCGAGTGACGAGTCGGCACCTGAGTACGTTCGCGAGTTGGTGGACTGGGGAGCGGGGCCGCGCGCGGGACAGAACTTGATCGCGGGAGCCAAAGCGATGGCGGCGATGCAGGGTCGATTCAATTGCGAACCGGCTGATGTTCAACGGGTGGCTTTGCCAGTCCTGCGGCACCGAATTGCCACCAATTTCCAGGCTCAAGCCGAAGGCATGGATACGGACGCGATCATTCGACGGCTATTAAAAGACATTCCGATCCCGGAACCGCCCAAGATGACCGGGCAAAGTACGCCTCGCAAAAAGTAG
- a CDS encoding Glu/Leu/Phe/Val family dehydrogenase, producing the protein MKAFEATRLFFNQAADQLDISEELREALLMPDREVQVQVTIRLDSGKLANFVGFRVQHDHSRGPMKGGLRYHTEVDLDETRALASLMTWKTAVVNLPYGGAKGGIGVDPNDLSRSEIERLTRAFVDQIHDIVGPDTDIPAPDMGTDHQVMSWFRNQWEKYHGFHPAVITGKPVEEYGAKGREEATGRGVGTLTNKLIRRLGMASEKTRVAIQGFGNVGSHAAKFLHEAQFPIVAVSDVTGTYYHQDGLNIPELLRHKIAHPKGLLEGFEHAEHLPLEALLKLDKLDVLIPAALGGVITTENAGSISAKVIIEAANGPVHPGADEMLHQKGVTILPDILANAGGVTVSYFEWVQNRQHYRWSLDRVRQELDHTMNQAFEDVWQMASQHNVSLRTAAYMIGIARVKRATELAGLA; encoded by the coding sequence ATGAAAGCGTTCGAAGCAACCCGGCTATTCTTCAATCAAGCCGCTGACCAGCTGGATATCAGCGAGGAACTTCGCGAGGCATTGCTAATGCCCGATCGCGAAGTTCAGGTTCAAGTCACGATTCGCTTGGATAGCGGAAAGCTAGCAAACTTTGTTGGCTTTCGTGTTCAACACGATCACAGTCGCGGGCCAATGAAGGGCGGCTTGCGGTACCACACCGAAGTGGACCTAGACGAAACCCGCGCCCTGGCCAGTCTGATGACCTGGAAAACGGCTGTCGTGAACCTGCCTTATGGTGGTGCCAAAGGCGGCATCGGCGTGGACCCGAACGACCTTTCCCGTTCCGAAATCGAACGTCTCACCCGGGCGTTCGTCGATCAGATCCACGACATCGTGGGCCCGGACACCGACATCCCCGCCCCTGACATGGGCACCGACCACCAAGTCATGAGCTGGTTCCGCAACCAGTGGGAAAAGTACCACGGCTTCCACCCCGCTGTGATCACCGGCAAGCCAGTGGAAGAGTACGGTGCAAAGGGTCGCGAAGAGGCCACCGGCCGAGGCGTTGGCACCTTGACCAACAAGCTGATCCGCCGACTTGGCATGGCCTCGGAAAAAACACGGGTCGCCATTCAGGGGTTTGGAAACGTGGGCTCGCATGCGGCAAAGTTTTTACACGAAGCCCAATTTCCGATCGTCGCCGTTTCGGATGTCACCGGGACGTACTATCACCAAGACGGCTTGAACATTCCTGAGTTGCTACGGCACAAGATCGCGCACCCCAAAGGTCTGCTCGAAGGCTTCGAACATGCCGAACATCTACCATTGGAGGCACTGCTTAAACTGGACAAGCTGGACGTTTTGATCCCCGCCGCGTTGGGCGGTGTGATCACAACAGAAAACGCCGGTTCCATCTCGGCCAAAGTGATCATCGAAGCCGCCAACGGTCCCGTCCATCCAGGTGCGGATGAAATGCTGCATCAAAAAGGCGTGACGATCCTCCCTGACATCCTTGCCAATGCGGGTGGTGTCACGGTCAGCTATTTCGAATGGGTGCAAAACCGCCAGCACTATCGGTGGTCGCTTGACCGCGTTCGCCAAGAACTCGATCACACTATGAACCAAGCCTTCGAAGACGTTTGGCAAATGGCTTCGCAACACAACGTGTCATTGCGAACGGCGGCCTACATGATCGGGATCGCCCGAGTCAAACGAGCCACCGAACTGGCGGGACTTGCTTAA
- a CDS encoding SRPBCC family protein — MPSLYVNESILIHAPIQQVFDTVANFGTWSEWSPWLVADPDCEIKIDGEASQAGGCYQWNGDVCGQGSMTHMKVEAPHRLVEQLTFIKPFRSQAEVLFEFESVGDQTRVNWIMNGTWPWLLFWMKKQMAIFISMDYHRGLKRLKTLIETGSIPAQTTISPGLVTPQKFTFLGQRGQCEWADIATEIGKSLESTQSKLAAAAVTQAEQVVTVYEKVDLKKQRFEFLTGYVTAEQTPCPAGLIKHQVGGEQSVHIQHVGCYGFLDDSWSAIYQIARARQNKPSSTPSYELNRNLPDKTPKSELISELYLPVKR, encoded by the coding sequence GTGCCAAGCCTCTATGTCAACGAATCCATCTTAATTCACGCACCGATCCAACAAGTCTTTGACACGGTTGCGAACTTTGGCACGTGGAGCGAATGGTCACCTTGGCTGGTCGCTGACCCGGACTGCGAGATCAAGATCGATGGCGAGGCTAGCCAAGCCGGTGGCTGCTATCAATGGAACGGCGACGTCTGCGGCCAAGGCTCGATGACTCACATGAAAGTCGAAGCCCCACATCGCTTGGTCGAACAACTCACGTTCATCAAACCGTTTCGTTCCCAAGCCGAAGTCCTGTTCGAATTTGAATCCGTCGGCGACCAAACGCGAGTCAACTGGATCATGAACGGGACTTGGCCATGGCTGCTATTTTGGATGAAGAAACAGATGGCAATCTTCATCAGCATGGACTATCACCGCGGGCTCAAACGCCTCAAAACACTGATTGAAACCGGCTCCATTCCGGCCCAAACAACGATCTCGCCAGGACTCGTTACGCCCCAGAAATTCACGTTCTTGGGCCAGCGAGGCCAATGCGAGTGGGCGGACATCGCTACCGAAATTGGTAAGTCTCTGGAGTCCACTCAATCCAAACTTGCCGCTGCCGCAGTCACTCAAGCCGAACAAGTCGTCACCGTTTACGAGAAGGTCGATCTCAAGAAACAGCGGTTCGAATTCCTGACGGGCTACGTTACCGCCGAACAAACGCCCTGCCCCGCTGGGCTAATCAAACACCAAGTCGGTGGCGAACAATCGGTCCACATTCAGCATGTGGGATGCTACGGGTTCCTAGACGATAGCTGGTCAGCGATCTATCAAATCGCACGAGCACGTCAGAACAAACCGAGCTCAACACCCAGCTATGAACTCAACCGCAACCTACCCGATAAAACCCCAAAGTCCGAACTAATCTCCGAACTCTATTTACCGGTTAAGAGGTAA